In Thunnus maccoyii chromosome 3, fThuMac1.1, whole genome shotgun sequence, the following proteins share a genomic window:
- the LOC121894244 gene encoding calglandulin-like isoform X1, whose product MKEENSPRSRMGLHAQEQKVSKLTQEQITEYKGVFEMFDEDGNGDVKTQELERLMSLMGINPTKRELSQMAKDVDKDGKGIFNCDSFLGLMALYHERTKNQDAELRAAFKVFDKEAKGYIDWNTLKYVLMNAGEPLNEIEAEQMMKEADKDGDGTIDYEEFVAMMTGDLFKMS is encoded by the exons ATGAAAG aagaaaactctccaaggtcaagaatgggCCTCCATGCTCAAGAACAAAAG GTCAGCAAGTTAACACAAGAGCAGATCACAGAGTATAAAGGAGTTTTTGAGATGTTCGACGAAGACGGGAATGGAGATGTGAAGACGCAGGAGCTGGAGAGGCTGATGAGTTTAATGGGAATCAATCCTACAAAGAGAGAGCTCAGCCAGATGGCCAAAGATGTGGACAAAGATG gTAAAGGGATATTTAACTGTGACAGCTTTCTGGGTCTAATGGCGCTGTACCACGAAAGAACCAAGAACCAGGATGCTGAGCTCAGAGCTGCTTTTAAAGTATTTGATAAAGAGGCCAAAGGATATATTGACTGGAACACACTCAA ATATGTACTAATGAACGCAGGGGAACCGCTTAATGAGATTGAGGCAGAGCAGATGATGAAGGAGGCAGATAAAGATGGAGATGGAACCATCGATTATGAAG AATTTGTGGCCATGATGACCGGGGACTTGTTCAAAATGAGCTGA
- the LOC121894244 gene encoding calglandulin-like isoform X2 has protein sequence MVSKLTQEQITEYKGVFEMFDEDGNGDVKTQELERLMSLMGINPTKRELSQMAKDVDKDGKGIFNCDSFLGLMALYHERTKNQDAELRAAFKVFDKEAKGYIDWNTLKYVLMNAGEPLNEIEAEQMMKEADKDGDGTIDYEEFVAMMTGDLFKMS, from the exons ATG GTCAGCAAGTTAACACAAGAGCAGATCACAGAGTATAAAGGAGTTTTTGAGATGTTCGACGAAGACGGGAATGGAGATGTGAAGACGCAGGAGCTGGAGAGGCTGATGAGTTTAATGGGAATCAATCCTACAAAGAGAGAGCTCAGCCAGATGGCCAAAGATGTGGACAAAGATG gTAAAGGGATATTTAACTGTGACAGCTTTCTGGGTCTAATGGCGCTGTACCACGAAAGAACCAAGAACCAGGATGCTGAGCTCAGAGCTGCTTTTAAAGTATTTGATAAAGAGGCCAAAGGATATATTGACTGGAACACACTCAA ATATGTACTAATGAACGCAGGGGAACCGCTTAATGAGATTGAGGCAGAGCAGATGATGAAGGAGGCAGATAAAGATGGAGATGGAACCATCGATTATGAAG AATTTGTGGCCATGATGACCGGGGACTTGTTCAAAATGAGCTGA
- the si:ch211-161c3.5 gene encoding uncharacterized protein C3orf18 homolog isoform X2: MAVTAAKTTASFLSTTATTTTIPFLPTGTDARDNVTSRTTLMTVTITTNETSFNATTFPEVMMEGSGMGMVLVPFGIITVIGLAVAIMLYIRKRKRLEKLRHQLMPMYNFDPAEEQDDLLEQELLDHGRDGTLTGPNAKF, encoded by the exons ATGGCTGTAACTGCAGCGAAGACAACTGCAAGTTTTCTCTCCACAACTGCCACAACCACCACAATCCCCTTCCTCCCGACGGGCACCGACGCAAGAGACAATGTCACCTCGAGGACAACATTAATGACTGTTACTATAACGACAAACGAGACCAGCTTCAATGCCACCACGTTTCCAGAGGTGATGATGGAGGGCTCGGGAATGGGAATGGTGCTCGTACCCTTTGGCATCATCACTGTCATTGGCTTGGCAGTGGCAATA ATGCTGTATATTCGGAAACGGAAGCG GTTGGAGAAGCTGAGGCACCAGCTCATGCCTATGTATAACTTTGACCCGGCCGAAGAACAAGATGACCTGCTGGAACAGGAACTACTGGACCACGGTCGGGATGGCACCCTCACAGGTCCCAATGCCAAG